One window of the Rosa rugosa chromosome 3, drRosRugo1.1, whole genome shotgun sequence genome contains the following:
- the LOC133737507 gene encoding PKS-NRPS hybrid synthetase cheA-like, with the protein MDCTYKTNRYRFPLFEIVGITCTEQTLNIAFVYMSKEAEDNYRWALSRLRTLMDEDSMPGVIVTDRELALMKATENVFPDTHQILCKWHIGKNVMRKCKGKFTTKEGWEAFNNDWHSLVDCSTEDEYVHSLTAFESKYFAFPKEINYLKTNWLNKYKEMFIAAWTNNYMHLGAKTSNRAESAHAKLKRELRSSQLDFNVSWEHIHSLLCLHHTKVKASFEKSRCFVQHEFKHAYLRELIGFVSIAALNKIVYEANKADDITSELASCNCAIRKTHGLPCAHEIAEYKHCDSPIPITSVHHHWRKLEIGAIVEDSKVHEKVPLKERLAEWAEEQNEDTRRQILVKIDELINPTSTLLREPAEKRKTKGRPSKEDSGTRRLPSGFEIINTLLSERETYSPLPSVQKVSRKSNTKTSNDHSEKSKEDKLAQKDMRFELTQKYTTQFIFGMRPYIIGSMDVENDGNCGFRVVASALGFGRKHWRKVRIDLLNELKGTPELYEALYGGQSAVDKLCKRSNHSASNIAPKWKWMDLPDMGHLIATCYGVVVVNLSDGMVSASHFSHYVNTARENQWKQIYVRLALDL; encoded by the exons ATGGATTGCACCTATAAGACAAACAGGTATCGTTTTCCACTTTTTGAGATTGTGGGTATTACATGCACTGAGCAAACTTTGAACATTGCGTTTGTTTACATGTCAAAGGAGGCAGAAGATAATTACAGATGGGCACTGAGTAGGTTAAGAACACTTATGGATGAGGATTCTATGCCTGGGGTAATTGTCACTGATCGAGAATTAGCACTTATGAAAGCCACTGAAAATGTCTTTCCCGATACTCATCAGATTTTATGTAAGTGGCACATTGGTAAGAATGTGATGAGAAAATGCAAAGGAAAATTCACAACAAAAGAAGGGTGGGAAGCATTTAATAATGATTGGCATAGCTTGGTGGATTGTAGCACTGAGGACGAGTATGTACATAGCCTTACAGCTTTTGAATCAAAATACTTTGCATTTCCTAAGGAGATAAATTATTTGAAGACCAATTGGTTGAACAAGTATAAGGAAATGTTCATTGCAGCATGGACAAACAACTACATGCATCTTGGTGCAAAGACTTCGAATCG GGCCGAGAGTGCACATGCAAAGCTCAAGCGAGAACTTAGATCTTCCCAACTTGACTTCAATGTATCATGGGAGCACATCCACTCATTATTGTGTTTACATCATACTAAAGTTAAGGCTTCATTTGAAAAAAGTCGATGTTTTGTGCAACATGAGTTTAAGCATGCATACTTGAGAGAGTTGATAGGATTTGTGTCCATTGCGGCATTGAACAAGATCGTCTATGAAGCGAACAA GGCTGATGATATTACATCGGAACTTGCATCATGTAATTGTGCCATACGTAAAACACATGGGTTACCATGTGCGCATGAGATAGCTGAATATAAGCATTGTGACAGTCCCATACCAATTACATCTGTGCATCACCACTGGAGAAAGTTAGAGATCGGGGCAATAGTGGAAGACTCGAAAGTGCACGAAAAGGTTCCTTTAAAAGAACGATTGGCAGAATGGGCTGAAGAACAAAATGAGGATACAAGACGTCAAATCTTAGTGAAGATTGATGAGCTAATAAATCCGACCTCTACTTTACTTAGGGAGCCAGCTGAAAAGAGAAAGACCAAAGGGCGTCCAAGTAAGGAAGACAGTGGCACTCGTCGTTTGCCATCCGGGTTTGAAATTATAAATACATTGTTGTCTGAGCGTGAGACCTATTCGCCTCTTCCAAGTGTTCAAAAAGTCTCACGTAAGTCAAATACGAAGACAAGTAATGACCACTCAGAGAAAAGTAAG GAAGATAAGCTGGCTCAGAAAGATATGAGGTTTGAGCTAACTCAGAAGTATACAACACAGTTCATATTTGGCATGCGGCCATATATTATCGGTTCGATGGATGTCGAAAATGATGGTAATTGTGGTTTTAGAGTTGTGGCATCAGCTTTGGGATTTGGTAGAAAACATTGGCGTAAAGTGCGAATTGATTTGCTAAATGAGCTAAAAGGCACGCCTGAGCTTTACGAAGCTCTTTATGGAGGACAAAGTGCTGTGGACAAACTTTGTAAACGAAGTAACCATTCTGCGTCCAATATTGCACCTAAATGGAAATGGATGGATCTACCAGACATGGGGCATTTGATTGCAACTTGTTATGGAGTAGTGGTTGTCAACTTATCAGATGGCATGGTCAGTGCTTCACATTTCTCCCATTACGTGAATACAGCGAGGGAAAACCAATGGAAGCAAATTTACGTGAGATTGGCCTTGGATTTGTGA